The Spiroplasma citri genome has a segment encoding these proteins:
- a CDS encoding deoxycytidylate deaminase encodes MTTVAEKKRNDYLSWDDFFLSVAHVCAMRSKDPHTQVGSCVVNQIGQIIATGYNGLPRGLNDDVFPWSREGKYLETKYPYVAHAELNAILSARTNLENCRIYTTLFPCAECTKIIIQAGIKEVIYDDDKYEGSDDNQAAKRMFDQAQVRYRCLPIINVIVERQKEK; translated from the coding sequence ATGACAACAGTAGCAGAGAAAAAACGTAATGATTATTTATCATGAGATGATTTCTTCTTAAGCGTTGCGCATGTTTGTGCAATGCGAAGCAAAGACCCCCATACCCAAGTTGGCAGTTGTGTTGTTAATCAAATTGGACAAATAATTGCGACAGGTTATAATGGTTTACCCCGTGGCTTAAATGATGATGTTTTTCCATGATCGCGAGAAGGGAAATATTTAGAAACAAAATATCCTTATGTTGCGCATGCTGAATTGAATGCCATTTTAAGTGCACGAACAAATTTAGAAAACTGTCGGATTTATACAACTTTATTTCCTTGTGCAGAATGTACAAAAATTATTATTCAAGCTGGAATTAAAGAAGTTATTTATGATGATGACAAATACGAAGGTAGCGATGATAATCAAGCAGCAAAACGGATGTTTGACCAAGCACAAGTTCGTTATCGTTGTTTACCAATTATTAATGTTATAGTAGAACGACAAAAGGAAAAATAA
- a CDS encoding rhomboid family intramembrane serine protease: MSFDKDKLSLVDYFLKQEKYNVYKNKPRNNNVYLYKVDSKEFQIIKIIDDFSGEFNDFIINDEVVQTLKTFLNKKFQRAKLTILSIVLIENRSQIYKDDNGDVTLFVDKNNYLDRLSTYYPKITMLQKNNENDTSMAGMTTEEILDGIKDPNSKLTKNLKQLSDKLSVNNLGVTWVLIALLLIIPIVGIFFGAQIFNTQGLSEGATQLVYGGVTRDLLIWNNQWWRLWTYVLFSSNPLLVVLNLFLIFSVARYVEALLGRWRLSIILVAGIPLAGVFLAALLPNWIFGGSTILLAILWGSLFSYNYGKEDLGALIANQRTLIIMLWLLIMPIFLGYSFYLINFVGFFVGSALGYALEFNRSHRVNWTILYPVFIIVTMIVVSTIALLWIRYVPPFNSAVINALLSYYRAGLLEQSAIEDMLNNYYFYPKANWPIFLLQSQANLNDIFSNLKEGISNLWQQ; this comes from the coding sequence ATGAGTTTTGATAAAGATAAGTTATCTCTAGTTGATTATTTTTTAAAACAAGAAAAATACAATGTTTATAAAAATAAACCACGCAATAATAATGTTTATTTATATAAAGTTGATAGTAAAGAATTTCAAATTATTAAAATTATTGATGATTTTAGTGGTGAATTTAATGACTTCATCATTAATGATGAAGTTGTGCAAACGTTAAAGACTTTTTTAAATAAGAAATTTCAACGCGCAAAACTTACTATTTTATCAATTGTTTTAATTGAAAATCGTTCGCAAATTTATAAAGATGATAATGGCGATGTAACATTATTTGTTGATAAAAATAATTATCTTGATCGTTTAAGTACTTATTATCCTAAAATTACAATGTTGCAAAAAAATAACGAAAATGATACTTCAATGGCTGGAATGACAACTGAGGAAATTTTAGATGGGATTAAAGATCCTAATAGTAAATTAACAAAAAATTTAAAACAACTAAGTGATAAATTAAGTGTCAATAACCTTGGTGTTACTTGAGTTTTAATTGCTTTGTTATTAATTATTCCAATTGTTGGAATCTTTTTTGGTGCTCAAATTTTTAATACCCAAGGTTTAAGCGAAGGAGCGACCCAACTTGTTTATGGTGGGGTTACACGTGATTTATTAATTTGAAATAATCAATGATGACGATTATGAACATATGTTTTATTTTCAAGCAATCCATTGTTAGTAGTTTTAAATTTATTTCTGATTTTTAGTGTTGCTCGTTATGTGGAAGCTCTTTTAGGGCGTTGACGCTTATCAATCATTTTAGTGGCTGGAATTCCGTTAGCGGGAGTCTTTTTAGCAGCCCTATTACCAAATTGAATTTTTGGTGGGTCAACAATTTTATTAGCAATTTTATGAGGAAGTTTATTTAGCTATAATTATGGTAAAGAAGATTTAGGGGCTCTAATTGCAAACCAACGAACTTTAATTATTATGCTTTGGTTATTAATAATGCCAATCTTTTTAGGTTATTCATTTTATTTAATTAATTTTGTTGGCTTTTTTGTTGGTAGTGCTCTTGGTTATGCCTTAGAATTTAACCGTTCACATCGTGTTAATTGAACAATATTATATCCGGTTTTTATTATTGTAACAATGATAGTGGTTAGTACAATTGCATTATTATGAATCCGTTATGTTCCACCTTTTAATAGCGCTGTTATTAATGCATTATTGAGTTATTACCGCGCAGGCTTATTGGAACAGAGCGCAATTGAAGATATGTTAAATAATTATTATTTTTATCCAAAAGCAAATTGACCAATCTTTTTGTTACAAAGTCAAGCTAATCTTAATGATATTTTTTCTAACTTGAAGGAAGGAATCTCTAATTTATGACAACAGTAG
- a CDS encoding RluA family pseudouridine synthase, with the protein MAKFTLIVSSSARIDKILTDYFKTNTTPFSRTKIQELIKQEKVQVNGQVVRANYVSQIGDHVIIEFPSAKASELTPLAIPLTILYEDSYLMVIDKPNNLVVHPAPGHQNDTLVNALLARGVQWSTASGEQRPGIVHRIDRQTTGTLIIAKNDVVHHQLQQQIQTKQLQRRYLALVHGQIIENRAKIDAPIGRDPNNRKKMVVTAKNSKKALTNIVVIERFNDYTYIECELESGRTHQIRAHLKYINHPIVGDPLYGTVADKKESFGQYLHAYQLRFIHPVTKESLTITAALPQEFEQRLAILRAKG; encoded by the coding sequence ATGGCTAAGTTTACGTTAATTGTTTCATCATCAGCTCGAATTGATAAAATTTTAACTGATTATTTTAAAACAAATACCACTCCTTTTTCACGAACTAAAATACAAGAATTAATTAAGCAAGAGAAAGTTCAAGTTAATGGGCAAGTTGTACGGGCAAATTATGTTAGTCAAATTGGAGACCATGTTATCATTGAATTTCCAAGTGCTAAAGCAAGTGAATTAACACCCTTGGCAATCCCATTAACAATTTTGTATGAAGATAGTTATTTAATGGTTATTGATAAACCAAATAATTTAGTTGTTCATCCAGCCCCAGGGCACCAGAATGATACTTTAGTTAATGCTTTATTAGCACGAGGGGTGCAGTGGTCAACTGCTAGTGGTGAACAACGGCCTGGAATTGTGCACCGGATTGATCGCCAAACAACGGGAACTTTAATTATTGCTAAAAATGATGTTGTTCATCATCAACTACAGCAACAAATTCAAACAAAGCAGTTACAACGCCGCTATTTAGCTCTTGTTCATGGTCAAATCATTGAAAATCGGGCAAAAATTGACGCGCCGATTGGGCGTGACCCTAATAACCGTAAGAAAATGGTAGTCACAGCAAAAAATTCTAAAAAAGCATTAACTAATATTGTTGTAATTGAACGCTTTAATGATTATACTTATATAGAGTGTGAATTAGAAAGCGGACGAACTCATCAAATTCGAGCCCATCTAAAATACATTAATCATCCTATTGTTGGTGATCCGTTATATGGCACAGTCGCTGATAAAAAAGAAAGTTTTGGACAATATCTGCATGCATATCAATTAAGGTTTATTCATCCAGTTACTAAAGAATCTCTGACCATTACAGCAGCCTTACCACAAGAGTTTGAACAAAGATTAGCAATATTACGCGCGAAAGGATAG
- the lspA gene encoding signal peptidase II, whose amino-acid sequence MKERTKQFWYDFKDHFKNRNYIWKYKIQVCLSIFISLLILDIITKQLAFHLLSHDPAAPEVKFLDGFINFKFMVNKGIVFGTNADNFPLVIVGAVFITLFAFSIFLYINNKIAAVGLIMITTGGFGNLIDRMWNHGGVVDFLAWILFPPYSVFNLADTWVTFGVIVLILAIIIEIIQFYRERARNKREEHSNSNG is encoded by the coding sequence ATGAAAGAACGAACAAAACAATTTTGATATGATTTTAAAGACCATTTTAAAAATCGGAATTATATTTGAAAATATAAAATCCAAGTTTGCCTATCAATTTTTATTTCGTTATTAATTTTAGATATTATTACGAAGCAATTAGCTTTTCATTTATTGTCACATGACCCAGCGGCTCCCGAAGTTAAATTTCTTGATGGATTTATTAATTTTAAATTTATGGTTAATAAAGGAATTGTTTTTGGGACAAACGCTGATAATTTTCCACTTGTCATTGTTGGTGCAGTTTTCATTACTTTGTTTGCATTTAGTATTTTTTTATATATTAATAATAAAATTGCCGCCGTTGGTTTAATTATGATTACGACGGGTGGCTTTGGGAATTTAATTGACCGAATGTGAAATCATGGTGGTGTTGTTGATTTTCTAGCATGAATTTTATTTCCACCTTATAGTGTGTTTAATTTAGCTGATACTTGAGTAACATTTGGTGTTATTGTCTTAATTCTTGCTATTATTATTGAAATTATTCAGTTTTATCGTGAACGAGCACGAAACAAACGTGAAGAGCATTCGAATTCAAATGGCTAA
- the ileS gene encoding isoleucine--tRNA ligase — protein sequence MNYKDTLLTPNTLFEMKANLAEKEPQIQLEWLKTNVVSVRYQHNVSNQAFILHDGPPYANGDLHVGHALNKILKDFIVRYYNQKGFYSPWICGWDTHGLPIETAVVKSGVDRKTTLPVAFRQICRQYALDQIEKQITQFSRLGLFSDFQKKYVTLDLAYELEQLRLFQTMVQKKLVYRQLKPIYWSPSSESALAEAEIEYADLTSPSIYVTFTVTTGNKTINPGTKFLIWTTTPWTIPMNQLLAVGKDIVYVEVLVEDEKYLFAKVLLDQLQTLLNWKKVKIVEEVVGAKLVGIITKHPLYERDSLVVLGHHVTVEAGTGIVHTASGFGEDDYLIARANNIPIFAPLDDAGKYTAEVADNSLVGVYYEDANKMIGQRLEQNGALLKLKFTKHRYPIDWRTKKPVIYRATAQWFVSIEKIKPELLSEIKQVQWNPQWAAKRMETMIENRQDWCISRQRLWGVPIIAFYDENNQPQFTTELIEHVINLFAKAKTTDIWFEWSADQLLPPAYQNRNWQKEQDIMDVWFDSGVSNLAVTKEYNLPHSVNVYLEGIDQFRGWFNSSLITSVVATGHAPYQVVLSHGFANDEKGRKMSKSLGNVISPLSITDQCGADILRMWVASVDYRDDVKIGSEILKQIAEAYRKIRNTLRFLLANLNDFNPLTDLQPKLAEVDYYVLHLAREFQQKVNKNYEEFIFNNVYTLINNFVTKTLSKFYLDFTKDILYIEEMKSPRRRAVQTTLYYLYRILVDVLKPIIPHTVEESHRFITYPHQQSSVHLEENFVLTMSINDKLVAKWDQVLKLRDDVNKELERRREQKEIKKSLECQVTIALKPLYASLATIKDLYQIFIVSEIIFTTDHRNLTEYETSYLKVQEKDGLKCQRCWMIYNQLNGQNNEICNRCFNVLSAKNVR from the coding sequence ATGAATTATAAAGATACATTATTAACTCCCAATACTTTATTTGAAATGAAAGCTAACTTGGCGGAAAAAGAACCACAAATTCAGTTAGAATGACTTAAAACAAATGTTGTTTCAGTACGCTACCAACATAATGTTAGCAACCAAGCCTTTATTTTACATGATGGGCCTCCGTATGCAAACGGAGATTTACATGTTGGTCACGCCTTAAATAAAATCTTAAAAGATTTTATTGTTCGTTATTATAACCAAAAAGGATTTTATAGTCCGTGAATTTGTGGCTGAGATACGCATGGTTTGCCAATTGAAACTGCTGTTGTTAAAAGTGGAGTTGATCGGAAAACAACCCTACCAGTCGCATTTCGCCAAATTTGCCGCCAATATGCTTTAGACCAAATTGAAAAACAAATTACGCAATTTAGTCGGCTAGGATTATTTAGTGATTTTCAGAAAAAATATGTGACATTAGATTTGGCATATGAATTAGAACAATTACGTTTATTTCAAACAATGGTCCAAAAAAAATTAGTTTATCGCCAATTAAAACCAATTTATTGATCACCTTCAAGTGAGTCAGCTTTAGCAGAGGCAGAAATTGAATATGCTGATTTAACATCACCATCAATTTATGTAACTTTTACGGTGACAACAGGAAATAAGACAATTAACCCAGGAACAAAATTTTTGATTTGAACAACAACACCGTGAACAATTCCAATGAATCAATTATTAGCGGTCGGCAAAGATATTGTTTATGTTGAAGTACTTGTTGAGGATGAAAAATATTTATTTGCTAAGGTTTTATTAGACCAACTGCAAACATTATTAAATTGAAAAAAAGTTAAAATTGTGGAAGAAGTGGTTGGTGCCAAATTAGTTGGCATTATTACAAAACATCCTTTATATGAACGTGATAGCCTTGTTGTGCTTGGCCACCATGTTACTGTTGAAGCTGGAACAGGAATTGTTCATACAGCATCCGGATTTGGTGAAGATGATTATTTAATTGCGCGGGCTAATAATATTCCAATCTTTGCCCCGTTAGATGATGCTGGAAAATATACCGCTGAAGTAGCAGATAATAGTTTAGTTGGTGTTTATTATGAAGATGCTAATAAAATGATTGGACAACGATTAGAACAAAATGGTGCTTTGTTAAAATTAAAGTTTACAAAGCATCGTTATCCAATTGATTGACGAACAAAAAAACCAGTTATTTACCGAGCAACAGCACAATGATTTGTTTCAATTGAAAAAATTAAACCAGAATTATTAAGTGAAATTAAACAAGTACAATGGAATCCACAATGAGCAGCAAAAAGAATGGAAACAATGATTGAAAATCGTCAGGATTGATGTATTTCTCGACAAAGATTATGGGGTGTGCCAATTATTGCCTTTTATGATGAAAACAATCAACCACAATTTACAACAGAATTAATTGAACATGTTATTAATTTATTTGCAAAAGCAAAAACAACGGACATTTGATTTGAATGAAGTGCTGATCAACTGTTACCACCAGCTTATCAAAATCGCAATTGACAAAAAGAACAAGATATTATGGATGTTTGATTTGATAGTGGAGTTAGTAATTTAGCAGTAACCAAAGAATATAATTTGCCCCATTCCGTTAATGTTTATTTGGAAGGAATTGATCAATTTCGAGGGTGATTCAATTCATCGCTAATTACTTCGGTTGTTGCAACAGGACATGCTCCTTATCAAGTTGTTTTATCACATGGGTTTGCTAATGATGAAAAAGGGCGAAAAATGAGTAAATCATTGGGCAATGTTATCTCCCCATTATCGATTACTGACCAGTGTGGGGCTGATATTTTGCGAATGTGAGTAGCTTCGGTTGATTATCGTGATGATGTTAAAATTGGTTCAGAAATTTTAAAACAAATTGCTGAAGCTTATCGAAAAATTCGTAATACATTGCGGTTTTTGTTAGCAAATTTAAATGATTTTAATCCACTAACAGATTTACAACCAAAATTAGCGGAAGTTGATTATTATGTCTTACATTTAGCTCGTGAATTTCAACAAAAAGTAAATAAAAATTATGAAGAATTTATTTTTAATAATGTTTATACTTTAATTAATAATTTTGTTACAAAAACATTATCAAAATTTTATTTGGATTTTACAAAAGATATTTTATATATTGAGGAAATGAAATCACCACGTCGTCGTGCGGTACAAACAACATTATATTATTTATATCGGATTTTAGTTGATGTTTTAAAACCAATTATTCCGCATACCGTTGAAGAAAGCCACCGCTTTATTACATATCCCCACCAACAAAGCTCGGTTCATTTAGAAGAAAATTTTGTTTTAACAATGTCAATTAATGATAAGTTAGTTGCAAAATGAGACCAAGTGTTAAAGTTACGAGATGATGTTAACAAAGAATTAGAACGTCGTCGTGAACAAAAAGAAATTAAAAAATCATTAGAGTGTCAAGTAACGATTGCTTTAAAACCACTCTATGCAAGTTTAGCAACAATTAAAGATTTATATCAAATTTTTATTGTTAGTGAAATTATTTTTACTACTGACCATCGGAACTTAACGGAATATGAAACTAGTTATTTAAAAGTTCAAGAAAAAGATGGTCTAAAATGCCAACGTTGTTGAATGATTTATAATCAGTTAAATGGACAAAATAATGAAATTTGTAATCGTTGTTTTAATGTTTTATCGGCAAAAAATGTGCGATAA
- a CDS encoding cell division protein SepF: MSIFKKKQRSIYDAQPRIDFNDSPTEPIVHSDQLLAKPVLAPETPFQKVNFERENEIQNSSETSSDTSVFTTSFIADSYNDAPKMADLLLAKGQLIVHLEKLPKAERIRLLDFISGAMYAFDGDVQKIDYKTYQFTIQKDA; encoded by the coding sequence ATGAGCATTTTTAAGAAAAAACAACGAAGTATTTACGACGCTCAACCACGAATTGATTTTAATGATAGCCCAACCGAACCAATCGTCCATAGTGATCAACTATTAGCAAAACCTGTTCTTGCTCCAGAAACACCCTTTCAAAAGGTGAATTTTGAGCGTGAAAACGAAATTCAAAATTCTTCGGAGACTAGTAGTGATACAAGTGTCTTTACAACTAGCTTCATTGCTGATAGTTATAATGATGCTCCAAAAATGGCGGATTTATTATTGGCAAAAGGACAATTAATTGTTCATTTAGAAAAATTACCAAAGGCAGAACGAATACGGTTATTGGACTTTATTAGTGGTGCTATGTATGCTTTTGATGGTGATGTTCAAAAAATTGATTATAAAACCTACCAATTTACAATTCAAAAAGATGCTTAA
- the ftsZ gene encoding cell division protein FtsZ, with the protein MDNFDNYEQVASIKVIGIGGAGNNAVNRMIEAGVQGVEFIVANTDAQIISVSKSKNKIVLGKETSKGLGAGANPDVGRQAAIESAEEIKDVLKGADMVFVAAGMGGGTGTGAAPIIAKLAREQGALTVGIITTPFSFEGRARNSYAIQGTEELRKHVDSLIIISNDRLLEVIGGVPLKDSFKEADNILRQGVQTITDLIAVPSLINLDFADIKTVMKNKGNALFGIGIGLGKDKAIEAANKAIISPLLEASIRGARDAIINVTGGNTLTLNDANDAVDIVKQAIGGEVNIIFGTAVNEHLDDEMIVTVIATGFDEEQNFTNPDNTYRASMEEYEAPAPRPTRDAEKINDDNNDQDIARKRPSYFTNLSENSERETANANRRINTWREHVNNNQVVEHDDDDDDLPPFVRRSW; encoded by the coding sequence ATGGACAATTTTGATAATTATGAACAAGTCGCGTCAATAAAAGTGATCGGTATTGGTGGTGCTGGTAATAATGCGGTTAATCGTATGATTGAAGCAGGCGTGCAAGGGGTTGAATTTATTGTTGCTAATACTGATGCCCAGATTATTAGTGTTTCAAAGTCAAAAAATAAAATTGTATTGGGTAAAGAAACATCGAAGGGGCTAGGAGCAGGTGCTAATCCTGATGTTGGTCGCCAAGCAGCAATTGAATCAGCAGAAGAAATTAAAGATGTTTTAAAAGGGGCAGATATGGTTTTTGTTGCCGCTGGAATGGGTGGTGGAACTGGAACTGGGGCTGCTCCTATTATTGCCAAACTTGCTAGAGAACAAGGCGCTTTAACCGTTGGAATTATTACAACGCCATTTTCATTTGAAGGTCGTGCGCGCAATAGTTATGCCATCCAAGGGACGGAAGAACTACGTAAGCATGTTGATTCATTAATTATTATTTCAAATGATCGCTTATTAGAAGTCATTGGGGGTGTCCCATTAAAAGATTCGTTCAAAGAAGCCGATAATATTTTACGCCAAGGAGTTCAAACCATTACTGATTTAATTGCAGTACCATCCTTAATTAATTTAGACTTTGCAGATATTAAGACTGTTATGAAAAATAAAGGGAATGCTTTATTTGGGATCGGTATTGGTTTAGGTAAAGATAAAGCAATTGAAGCTGCTAATAAAGCAATTATTTCTCCATTATTAGAAGCGTCAATCCGTGGTGCACGTGATGCTATTATTAATGTTACTGGTGGAAATACCTTAACCTTAAATGATGCTAATGACGCTGTTGATATTGTTAAACAAGCAATTGGCGGCGAAGTTAATATTATTTTTGGAACAGCAGTTAATGAGCATTTAGATGATGAAATGATTGTAACTGTAATTGCGACTGGGTTTGATGAAGAACAAAATTTTACTAATCCGGATAATACTTATCGTGCTTCAATGGAAGAATATGAAGCACCAGCACCGCGCCCAACTCGTGACGCTGAGAAGATTAATGATGATAACAATGATCAAGATATTGCTCGTAAACGACCAAGTTATTTCACTAATTTATCAGAAAATTCTGAACGTGAAACAGCAAATGCAAACCGTCGAATTAATACGTGACGAGAGCATGTTAATAATAATCAAGTAGTTGAACATGACGATGATGATGATGATTTACCACCATTTGTTCGTCGTAGTTGATAA
- a CDS encoding cell division protein FtsA — MEYKLKEVYAVLVIKNYSFSFMVGVYTESQIKVLYKRHLEYHFCDNGIIIDEKNVAKELVNLIKNANRQLGIVIERVAISIPANNMTIKTSTKMLNLTHDRLITRNDIDSLITLAKEVPLLDDETTFFIRPYRYILNEQKALSAPPIGQAAHKVSIKAIVYVTKKRIIQSIFATLKYAKIEVMGILPEGFSLAWNIASPVDLQNGITIINWDYDNVTAYVFVRETLCDQIIIPGGIKKIITRLRNVLSCDNKQALKYLYKIINLNNNSKDNLIIYSKYDHQHQTQLNFTHYDLKRIVNHVLTEEMETLSEKLANSLGRYNYPMVVVGEILRISGFKENLLALNKDKNVTVYIASTLGAKETWCTGLLGNIYYQHLANKVSATNIQSVDHRYIRYLNNNCDKKGPRSDKNGEHYQPGGNVNPAQGVMPLSKQHLNGSQQYQQKYYQNIK, encoded by the coding sequence GTGGAATATAAGTTAAAAGAAGTATATGCTGTGTTAGTAATTAAAAATTATAGTTTTAGTTTTATGGTTGGTGTTTATACTGAATCACAAATTAAAGTACTTTATAAAAGACATCTTGAATATCATTTTTGTGATAATGGTATCATTATTGATGAAAAAAATGTGGCTAAAGAATTAGTTAATTTAATTAAAAATGCAAATCGACAATTAGGAATTGTGATTGAACGAGTGGCAATTAGTATTCCAGCTAATAATATGACAATTAAAACTTCAACCAAAATGCTAAATTTAACACATGATCGTCTAATTACAAGAAATGATATTGATTCATTAATTACATTAGCAAAAGAAGTTCCTTTATTAGATGATGAAACTACTTTTTTTATTAGACCATATCGTTACATTTTGAATGAACAAAAAGCATTATCAGCGCCACCAATAGGGCAGGCGGCGCACAAAGTAAGTATTAAGGCAATTGTTTATGTAACAAAAAAACGAATTATTCAAAGTATTTTTGCTACCCTTAAATATGCCAAAATTGAAGTTATGGGTATCCTTCCAGAAGGGTTTAGTCTTGCGTGAAATATTGCATCACCAGTTGATTTGCAAAATGGTATTACAATTATTAATTGAGATTATGATAATGTTACCGCTTATGTCTTTGTTCGTGAAACTTTATGCGATCAAATTATTATTCCGGGTGGGATTAAAAAAATAATTACGCGGTTACGTAATGTCTTAAGTTGTGATAATAAGCAAGCACTAAAATATTTATACAAAATTATTAATTTAAATAATAATAGTAAAGATAATTTAATTATTTACAGCAAATATGATCATCAACACCAAACACAATTAAACTTTACCCATTATGATTTAAAACGAATTGTTAATCATGTTTTAACAGAAGAAATGGAAACATTAAGTGAAAAGTTAGCTAATAGCTTAGGGCGCTATAACTATCCAATGGTTGTTGTTGGTGAAATTTTACGAATTAGTGGGTTTAAAGAAAATCTGTTGGCGTTAAATAAAGATAAAAATGTTACTGTTTATATTGCTTCAACATTAGGAGCAAAAGAAACATGATGTACTGGCTTATTGGGAAATATTTATTATCAACATTTAGCAAATAAAGTTAGTGCAACAAATATTCAATCGGTTGATCATCGTTATATTCGTTACTTAAATAATAATTGTGATAAAAAAGGACCACGAAGTGACAAAAATGGTGAGCATTACCAACCAGGCGGTAATGTTAATCCAGCACAAGGGGTTATGCCGCTAAGTAAACAGCATTTAAATGGTTCACAACAATATCAACAAAAATACTACCAAAATATTAAATAA
- the rsmH gene encoding 16S rRNA (cytosine(1402)-N(4))-methyltransferase RsmH — protein sequence MEFKHQTVLLQEAIAGLNILNNGIYVDCTLGRAGHSLEILKHLPNGKLYCFEQDEAAIIASKQILQESKYHNYEIIKNNFVNLAAELQVRQVKAVNGILYDLGVSSPQLDDDNRGFSYRYDSLLDMRMNQKQELTAKIIVNTYSQEALAKLFQDYGEEPFAKVIAKNIVIARNTQEIVTTFHLVEIIKKSLPQKILKKAKHPAKRVFQALRIEVNQELFVLQESLLQATTLLAVHGRLVVISFHSLEDRIVKKYFQSLTKDPNYEINQQLPVISHFESNYQIIIKKAIVPSGTEQARNHRSTSAKLRILERVK from the coding sequence ATGGAATTTAAACATCAAACAGTCTTATTACAAGAAGCAATTGCCGGTTTAAATATTCTAAACAATGGGATTTATGTTGATTGTACCTTAGGGCGAGCTGGACATAGTCTTGAAATTTTAAAACATCTTCCAAATGGAAAGCTATATTGTTTTGAACAAGATGAAGCAGCAATTATTGCTTCTAAACAAATTTTGCAGGAAAGTAAATATCATAATTATGAAATTATTAAAAATAATTTTGTTAATTTAGCTGCTGAATTACAAGTACGACAAGTTAAAGCAGTTAATGGGATTTTATATGACCTCGGAGTATCATCGCCACAATTAGATGATGATAACCGTGGTTTTAGTTATCGTTATGATAGTCTATTAGACATGCGGATGAATCAAAAGCAAGAATTAACCGCAAAAATCATTGTTAATACTTATTCACAAGAAGCTTTAGCAAAACTTTTTCAGGATTATGGTGAAGAACCATTTGCAAAAGTAATTGCAAAAAACATTGTTATTGCTCGTAATACACAAGAAATTGTTACTACTTTCCATCTTGTTGAAATCATTAAAAAAAGCTTGCCACAAAAAATTTTAAAAAAAGCGAAACATCCGGCAAAACGAGTTTTTCAAGCATTACGGATTGAAGTAAATCAAGAGTTATTTGTTTTACAAGAATCATTACTACAAGCAACAACTTTATTAGCAGTGCATGGTCGCTTAGTTGTTATTTCATTTCATTCATTAGAAGATCGTATTGTTAAAAAATATTTTCAGAGTTTAACAAAAGATCCTAATTATGAAATAAATCAACAATTACCAGTAATATCACATTTTGAAAGTAATTATCAGATTATTATCAAAAAAGCAATCGTACCTTCGGGAACTGAACAAGCAAGAAATCATCGGAGTACAAGTGCTAAATTAAGAATATTAGAACGGGTGAAATAA
- the mraZ gene encoding division/cell wall cluster transcriptional repressor MraZ — MALLGTYNHTLDDKGRLTIPSKMREQFKDDKVFISLGFDGCIDVRNEAEWLKWTEKVASTGQARAEGRALTRKIMSMSDETTFDNAGRIKISSILQNKTNIVKDVVIIGNNDHLELWDPKVWEVYIEQAPRIEEAAKNFEEKI; from the coding sequence ATGGCATTATTAGGAACTTACAATCATACATTAGATGATAAAGGACGATTAACAATTCCTTCTAAAATGAGAGAACAGTTTAAAGATGATAAAGTCTTTATTTCTCTTGGTTTTGATGGTTGTATTGATGTTCGTAATGAAGCTGAATGGTTAAAGTGAACAGAAAAAGTTGCTTCAACTGGACAAGCCAGAGCCGAAGGACGGGCTTTGACACGAAAAATTATGTCAATGTCGGATGAAACTACTTTCGATAATGCTGGACGAATTAAAATCTCGTCCATTTTACAAAATAAAACAAATATTGTAAAAGATGTTGTTATTATTGGAAACAATGACCACTTAGAATTATGAGATCCAAAAGTTTGAGAAGTATATATTGAACAAGCGCCAAGAATCGAAGAAGCGGCAAAAAATTTTGAGGAAAAAATTTAA